In the Candidatus Bathyarchaeota archaeon genome, one interval contains:
- a CDS encoding GNAT family N-acetyltransferase: MSNREDVMSISIKKAKVHDLEKLYRIEKECFTSEAFSKEQTAFLLGNPNSISLLAQMNDEIVGFIIALIYERNNEKAGHVFTLDVAIKARRRGVGLRLLWNLEQILRSKGVNVCYLEVKVDNVAARELYKKLGYVEIEHLKDHYYLREDGVRLRKILQ; this comes from the coding sequence ATGAGTAATAGAGAAGATGTTATGTCTATTAGTATAAAGAAAGCGAAAGTTCACGACTTAGAAAAGCTCTACCGCATTGAAAAAGAATGTTTCACATCTGAAGCTTTTTCGAAGGAACAAACAGCATTTCTCTTAGGAAACCCAAACTCAATAAGCCTTTTGGCTCAGATGAACGATGAAATTGTAGGTTTCATTATCGCATTGATTTATGAAAGGAACAATGAAAAAGCGGGCCATGTCTTCACGTTGGATGTTGCCATAAAGGCTCGCAGAAGGGGAGTAGGGCTGAGACTACTTTGGAATTTGGAACAAATTCTTAGAAGTAAAGGAGTCAATGTTTGTTATTTAGAAGTAAAAGTTGACAATGTGGCTGCACGTGAACTCTATAAAAAATTAGGCTATGTTGAAATTGAGCACTTGAAAGACCACTATTATCTAAGAGAAGATGGAGTTAGACTACGGAAAATTCTGCAGTAG
- a CDS encoding NFYB/HAP3 family transcription factor subunit, with translation MANLELSIAPMHRIIKKAKADRVSESAANALAVALEDIGIKIAKEAIEYAMHAGRKTVKKEDIEIATRKVVGK, from the coding sequence ATGGCTAATTTAGAGTTGTCTATTGCGCCTATGCACCGAATAATCAAAAAAGCCAAAGCTGACAGAGTGAGCGAAAGTGCAGCAAATGCCTTAGCAGTCGCCCTTGAAGATATTGGCATTAAAATCGCTAAAGAAGCGATTGAATATGCAATGCACGCAGGACGTAAGACTGTGAAGAAAGAAGACATCGAGATTGCTACGAGAAAAGTGGTAGGAAAATAG
- a CDS encoding DNA-binding protein, with protein MKSVESKIKRVVFSRLFEDEDLLTTITSTAKQNNVNSGFFFLIGTLKKTVLGYYKEGKYEPIEKDGPLEIVSCMGNISVKDKAELVVHGHIVVSDNKGDAFGGHILPGCLVGATAELVLVEVESGALKREFDARRNLYLWFLEK; from the coding sequence ATGAAAAGTGTTGAATCTAAAATCAAAAGAGTAGTTTTTTCTAGGCTCTTTGAAGATGAGGACTTGCTTACGACTATTACTTCGACAGCTAAACAAAACAATGTCAATTCCGGCTTCTTCTTCCTCATAGGCACCCTGAAAAAAACAGTTTTAGGCTACTACAAAGAAGGAAAATATGAGCCAATTGAGAAAGACGGCCCGTTGGAAATAGTTTCGTGCATGGGAAACATTTCTGTTAAAGATAAGGCTGAGCTTGTTGTTCATGGGCATATAGTGGTTAGCGACAATAAAGGTGATGCTTTTGGGGGTCATATTTTGCCAGGATGTCTGGTTGGTGCGACAGCTGAGCTTGTGTTGGTTGAGGTGGAAAGTGGAGCCCTTAAAAGGGAGTTTGACGCACGAAGAAACCTTTACCTTTGGTTCCTAGAAAAGTAG
- a CDS encoding AMP phosphorylase, which yields MIKLKAKIIDLEVGKRMILLHEKDVQEIGILAHDWVKITFGKRKAVAFVDTTKSYLKQGEIGIFRDVYEEFKVKEGAKISVSSAKPPESIKFIHKKMNGKPLTKEEYHAIIQDVVNHRLGEVQIAAFLLAEEFHGSTMDEIEYLTRAMVETGTIIDFDRPCYDKHSIGGVPGNKVTLLIVPIVAAAGLLIPKTSSRAITSASGTADTMEVVADVEFDAAELKEIALKTSGAIVWGGKLGIAPADDLLIRIEHPLDIDPFGQMLASILSKKLSVGADHVVIDIPVGEGAKVTTVEGAKKFAKSFVELSERFNIHLQCGITYGGQPVGHMVGPALEAREALIALQGKGPASLAEKSTALAGILLEMGFVAQPGQGKDLAKGILASGKALEKMREIIEIQGGPPKIRPDDINIGQHTVALKAPCDGFVTNVSNAAITAIARAAGAPREKGAGVALRWKRGYKVKRNDVLFEVYAERASKLNDAYNLALSMNPVTIEGMLLHKIPEF from the coding sequence ATGATTAAGCTCAAGGCAAAAATAATTGATTTAGAAGTTGGCAAACGAATGATTTTACTTCACGAAAAAGACGTTCAAGAAATCGGAATTTTAGCTCACGATTGGGTGAAAATCACTTTTGGAAAACGAAAGGCAGTAGCCTTCGTTGATACTACAAAATCTTATTTGAAACAGGGAGAAATCGGAATTTTCAGAGATGTTTATGAAGAATTCAAGGTTAAAGAAGGCGCAAAAATCTCTGTTTCCTCGGCGAAGCCGCCAGAATCGATAAAATTTATTCATAAGAAGATGAATGGCAAGCCTTTAACTAAAGAAGAATACCACGCTATAATACAAGACGTCGTCAACCACAGACTTGGCGAAGTACAGATTGCTGCTTTCCTTTTAGCCGAGGAATTTCATGGCTCAACAATGGACGAAATTGAATACTTAACCCGCGCCATGGTTGAGACAGGAACGATAATCGATTTTGACCGCCCATGCTATGACAAACACAGCATAGGAGGTGTGCCGGGCAACAAAGTCACACTGCTAATCGTTCCCATCGTAGCAGCAGCTGGACTGTTGATTCCAAAAACTAGCAGCCGCGCTATAACCAGCGCCTCAGGAACCGCTGACACAATGGAAGTGGTTGCTGACGTTGAATTCGACGCCGCAGAACTAAAAGAAATTGCATTAAAAACCTCTGGAGCAATCGTCTGGGGCGGAAAACTCGGCATTGCACCAGCTGACGACTTACTAATTCGTATTGAACATCCACTGGATATAGACCCTTTTGGACAAATGCTGGCAAGCATTCTTTCCAAAAAACTGTCAGTTGGGGCAGATCATGTAGTAATTGACATTCCTGTAGGAGAAGGAGCAAAAGTCACTACGGTAGAAGGTGCAAAAAAATTCGCTAAAAGTTTCGTGGAACTAAGTGAGCGCTTCAACATACACCTTCAATGCGGCATCACTTATGGAGGACAACCCGTCGGGCACATGGTAGGTCCAGCATTAGAAGCACGAGAAGCATTAATCGCACTACAAGGAAAAGGACCGGCAAGCCTAGCTGAAAAATCCACAGCATTAGCAGGTATACTCCTAGAGATGGGATTTGTAGCCCAACCGGGCCAAGGTAAGGATTTGGCTAAAGGAATCCTTGCTTCTGGAAAGGCTTTAGAAAAAATGCGAGAAATTATCGAAATTCAAGGAGGCCCCCCAAAAATTCGCCCCGATGACATTAACATTGGACAACACACCGTGGCGCTTAAAGCGCCTTGTGATGGATTTGTAACGAACGTCAGCAATGCTGCAATAACTGCCATCGCTAGAGCGGCTGGAGCTCCCCGAGAAAAAGGGGCAGGAGTCGCGTTACGCTGGAAGAGGGGATACAAGGTGAAGAGAAATGATGTTTTGTTTGAAGTATACGCTGAGCGAGCGTCGAAGCTTAACGACGCTTATAACTTAGCTTTATCGATGAATCCTGTTACTATAGAAGGGATGCTTTTACACAAAATCCCAGAATTTTAA